Proteins from a single region of Ensifer adhaerens:
- the sthA gene encoding Si-specific NAD(P)(+) transhydrogenase: protein MNQFDLIVVGSGPAGRRGAIQAAKLGKRVLVIEQGKRVGGVSVHTGTIPSKTLRETALNLSGWRERGFYGRAYRVKQEISADDLRQRLIITLNHEVEVLEHQFARNRVQQMRGKASFVDPTTLEVVKDDGETLLVSGTSIMLAVGTKPFRPDYMPFDGKTVLDSDELLDIASLPRSLVVIGAGVVGIEYATIFSALDTHVTVIDPKTTMLDFIDKEIVEDFTYQLRDRNMKLHLGQKADKVERLDDGKVLLTLDNGRRITTDMVLFAAGRMGATDTLNLPAAGLEADSRGRLKVNPETFQTSVPNIYAAGDVVGFPSLASTSMEQGRIAARVAIGAIAMEPQKYFPYGIYAVPEISTCGLSEEEVKERGIPYECGIARFRETSRGHIMGLDSGLLKMIFSMKTRRLLGVHIIGEGATELVHIGQAVLNLKGTVEYFVENTFNYPTLAEAYKIAGLDAWNRMGEIKQELPKA, encoded by the coding sequence ATGAACCAGTTCGATCTCATCGTCGTCGGAAGCGGGCCCGCCGGCCGTCGCGGCGCCATCCAGGCCGCCAAGCTTGGCAAGAGGGTCCTCGTCATCGAACAGGGAAAGCGCGTCGGCGGCGTGTCGGTGCACACGGGGACAATCCCCTCCAAGACCTTGCGCGAGACGGCGCTCAATCTTTCAGGCTGGCGCGAGCGGGGCTTCTATGGCCGCGCCTATCGCGTCAAACAGGAGATCAGCGCCGACGACCTGAGGCAACGCCTCATCATCACTCTCAATCATGAGGTCGAGGTTCTCGAACACCAGTTTGCCCGCAATCGCGTACAGCAGATGCGCGGCAAGGCAAGTTTCGTCGATCCGACCACGCTCGAGGTCGTCAAGGACGATGGCGAGACCCTGCTCGTTTCAGGAACGAGCATCATGCTTGCCGTCGGCACGAAGCCATTCCGTCCGGATTACATGCCGTTCGACGGCAAGACCGTGCTCGACAGTGACGAACTGCTCGATATCGCATCACTACCACGTTCGCTCGTCGTCATCGGCGCCGGCGTCGTCGGCATCGAATATGCAACGATCTTCAGCGCGCTCGACACGCATGTGACTGTAATCGACCCCAAGACGACGATGCTCGATTTCATCGACAAGGAGATCGTCGAGGATTTCACCTACCAGCTGCGCGACCGCAACATGAAGCTGCACCTCGGGCAGAAGGCCGACAAGGTCGAACGGCTCGACGATGGTAAGGTTCTGCTGACACTCGACAACGGCCGCAGGATCACCACAGACATGGTGCTCTTCGCAGCCGGGCGGATGGGTGCCACCGACACGCTCAACCTGCCTGCGGCGGGGCTGGAAGCGGACAGCCGCGGGCGGCTCAAGGTCAATCCGGAGACGTTCCAGACCTCGGTTCCGAACATCTATGCCGCCGGCGACGTCGTCGGATTCCCGAGCCTTGCCTCGACCTCCATGGAACAGGGCCGCATCGCGGCGCGCGTTGCTATCGGCGCGATCGCCATGGAGCCGCAGAAGTATTTCCCCTACGGCATCTATGCCGTTCCGGAAATCTCTACCTGCGGCCTTTCGGAAGAAGAGGTCAAGGAACGCGGCATCCCCTATGAATGCGGCATTGCCCGCTTCCGCGAAACGTCGCGCGGTCACATCATGGGTCTCGATTCCGGCCTCTTGAAGATGATCTTCTCGATGAAGACACGCCGGCTGCTCGGTGTGCATATCATCGGCGAAGGCGCGACCGAACTGGTCCACATCGGCCAGGCCGTGCTGAACCTCAAGGGCACGGTCGAATACTTCGTCGAGAACACCTTCAACTACCCGACGCTTGCCGAGGCCTACAAGATTGCCGGCCTCGACGCCTGGAACCGCATGGGCGAGATCAAGCAGGAATTGCCAAAAGCGTAA
- a CDS encoding endonuclease/exonuclease/phosphatase family protein: MRILSLNAWGGKLHSPLMRYLAEVDADVLCLQEVARSPTTNAEWLTYRDADVELPQRANLFDEIAEVLPGHDGFFCPTARGTLFEGDRHVASEFGLATFVRRSHSITGQALGFVHGSFSSGGWGPHPRARNAHCIRLFDHDAGTAITIAQMHGLREIDGKNDTAARRAQAGALVSLVRQVWPGNERLIVCGDFNVLPDSVTFQVLAELGLTDLVVSRGHTDTRTSHYLKSGRFADYMLVNGGVEVARFDVVARPEVSDHRALLLDIG; encoded by the coding sequence ATGCGCATCCTTTCCCTCAATGCCTGGGGCGGCAAGCTCCATTCGCCGTTGATGAGATATCTCGCTGAAGTCGACGCCGATGTGCTGTGCCTGCAGGAGGTCGCCCGCTCACCGACGACCAATGCCGAGTGGCTGACCTATCGCGATGCGGATGTGGAACTGCCGCAACGCGCCAACCTCTTCGACGAGATCGCGGAAGTGCTTCCCGGTCACGATGGCTTCTTCTGCCCGACGGCGCGCGGCACGCTCTTTGAAGGCGACCGGCACGTGGCCTCGGAATTCGGGCTCGCGACCTTCGTCCGCCGCTCCCATTCCATCACCGGTCAGGCGCTCGGCTTCGTGCATGGCAGCTTTTCATCCGGGGGCTGGGGGCCACATCCACGCGCCCGCAATGCACATTGCATCCGTCTGTTCGACCATGATGCCGGCACGGCAATTACTATCGCCCAGATGCACGGCCTGCGGGAGATCGACGGCAAGAACGACACAGCGGCACGGCGCGCACAGGCAGGCGCACTGGTAAGCCTCGTCCGTCAGGTCTGGCCGGGCAACGAACGGCTTATCGTGTGCGGTGATTTCAACGTGCTCCCGGACAGCGTGACCTTTCAGGTACTCGCAGAGCTAGGGCTGACTGACCTCGTCGTGTCCCGTGGGCACACGGATACTCGGACGTCGCACTATCTGAAGAGCGGCCGCTTTGCCGATTACATGCTGGTGAACGGTGGGGTTGAAGTCGCCCGGTTCGATGTCGTCGCGCGGCCGGAAGTCTCCGACCATCGCGCCCTCCTCCTGGACATCGGTTAG
- a CDS encoding DUF2157 domain-containing protein, whose amino-acid sequence MYRARLERDFKHWIDKGLLQENAARAMLAEYDGRESTFRAGRVLLMLAALLLSASILLLVAANWEELPRLARVGGIVALIWGFHFAAAWLIQSGRTTFAAAALVLGAAAFGGGIALIGQMYHLSGDAADAALLWFVGACLSALAFRSAAMATVAGGLAWFYFGTMLTESGFSTASDWHLWSVPVLAVIVVLLVRFTEAGRARHLAYLLVLSWLGWLYLDNPSLSFAVGLAVLGLAAFLVATLPGSPLRQLALDAGSAPAFYSFALALLGFTGLQYEAVGVPTEVATGAGTLLVALLGIALAGAQNGAVRYLGYIAFAGELLYLAFETLGSMLGTSGFFLISGLVVACIAWLVIRIEGHMARTRQAEASQ is encoded by the coding sequence ATGTATCGCGCGCGTCTCGAGCGAGATTTCAAACACTGGATCGACAAGGGGCTGCTGCAGGAAAATGCCGCGCGCGCCATGCTGGCCGAGTACGACGGACGCGAGTCGACGTTCAGAGCAGGGCGCGTCCTGCTGATGCTGGCGGCGCTGCTGCTGTCGGCTTCGATCCTGTTGCTTGTCGCTGCGAACTGGGAGGAGCTGCCCCGCCTTGCGCGCGTCGGAGGCATCGTCGCCCTGATCTGGGGGTTCCACTTCGCTGCCGCCTGGCTGATCCAGAGTGGCAGGACGACATTTGCCGCCGCGGCGCTGGTCCTGGGCGCGGCCGCCTTTGGGGGCGGGATCGCGCTCATCGGCCAGATGTATCATCTGTCGGGCGATGCGGCGGATGCAGCACTGCTCTGGTTCGTCGGCGCCTGCCTTTCCGCGCTCGCGTTTCGTTCTGCGGCAATGGCAACGGTCGCTGGCGGGCTCGCGTGGTTCTATTTCGGTACCATGTTGACGGAAAGCGGTTTCAGCACGGCATCTGACTGGCATTTGTGGTCCGTGCCGGTTCTGGCTGTGATCGTCGTTCTTCTGGTCCGCTTCACGGAAGCGGGCAGGGCCCGGCATCTGGCCTATCTGCTCGTCCTCTCCTGGCTCGGTTGGCTGTATCTGGACAATCCGTCACTTTCTTTCGCGGTCGGCCTTGCTGTCCTCGGTCTTGCGGCGTTTCTGGTTGCGACCTTGCCGGGTTCGCCCCTGCGCCAACTTGCGCTCGATGCGGGGTCGGCACCCGCATTCTATTCTTTCGCGCTCGCCTTGCTCGGGTTCACCGGACTTCAATACGAGGCGGTCGGCGTACCGACGGAGGTGGCGACCGGAGCAGGCACGTTGTTGGTGGCGCTACTCGGCATTGCGCTTGCCGGCGCGCAGAACGGGGCGGTGCGCTATCTCGGTTACATCGCCTTTGCGGGCGAGCTTCTTTATCTCGCCTTCGAAACCCTGGGATCGATGCTTGGGACATCGGGTTTCTTCCTGATCTCGGGCCTGGTCGTTGCATGCATCGCCTGGCTGGTCATTCGGATTGAGGGGCACATGGCGCGCACACGTCAGGCGGAGGCTTCGCAATGA
- a CDS encoding magnesium and cobalt transport protein CorA: MGLELTNRAVPQSDGEGVVPQTEHRPGVVAAAVYENGVRVRDIRIEDAGMWRSRPGAVIWIGLHEPDAELLHQVQREFDLHDLAIEDACKAHQRPKLEIYGDSMFVVARTAHMVGDEIAFGETHLFVGRGYVVSVRHGPSTSYMAVRQRCESSPAALAHGENYILYSILDFIVDNYMPVIEAIHEEVEELEDRLLRERLIKGDIERLYLLRRNLLRLRNAVVPLVDVCRRHEHIDLPGMDAALQPLFRDVTDHVRRVQEDIDALREVLAFTFEASLMVGQSEQTEISRKLASWAAILAVPTAIAGIYGMNFDDMPELKFRYGYFVVLAVIIGLCGTLYRFFRRAKWL; the protein is encoded by the coding sequence ATGGGATTGGAGCTGACGAACAGGGCGGTGCCGCAGTCGGACGGCGAGGGCGTCGTACCGCAAACGGAGCATCGGCCGGGTGTCGTTGCGGCGGCGGTTTATGAGAACGGCGTAAGGGTACGCGATATCCGTATTGAAGATGCCGGCATGTGGCGCTCGCGGCCGGGCGCGGTGATCTGGATTGGACTGCATGAGCCCGATGCGGAACTGCTTCATCAGGTACAACGAGAATTTGACTTGCACGATCTGGCTATCGAGGACGCCTGCAAGGCGCACCAGAGGCCGAAGCTGGAGATCTACGGCGATTCGATGTTCGTCGTTGCGCGCACGGCCCATATGGTCGGCGACGAGATCGCCTTCGGCGAGACACATCTGTTCGTCGGGCGCGGCTACGTCGTCTCGGTGCGGCACGGCCCGTCGACTTCCTACATGGCTGTCCGCCAACGCTGCGAGTCCTCACCGGCGGCTCTTGCCCATGGCGAAAATTACATCCTCTATTCGATCCTGGATTTCATCGTCGACAACTACATGCCCGTGATCGAGGCTATTCACGAGGAGGTGGAAGAGCTCGAGGACCGCCTGTTGCGGGAGCGGCTGATCAAGGGTGACATCGAGCGCCTTTATCTGCTCCGGCGCAATCTCCTGAGGCTGCGCAACGCGGTCGTGCCGCTGGTCGATGTCTGCCGACGGCACGAACACATCGACCTGCCAGGCATGGATGCGGCACTGCAGCCGCTCTTTCGTGACGTGACGGATCACGTGCGCCGGGTTCAGGAGGATATCGACGCATTGCGCGAGGTTCTGGCCTTCACCTTCGAGGCGAGCCTGATGGTCGGCCAGTCCGAACAGACGGAAATCTCGCGCAAGCTTGCGTCCTGGGCGGCGATCCTCGCCGTGCCCACGGCGATCGCCGGCATTTACGGCATGAACTTCGACGACATGCCGGAACTGAAGTTTCGCTACGGCTATTTCGTCGTTCTTGCGGTGATTATCGGCTTGTGCGGGACGCTCTACCGGTTTTTCCGCCGCGCGAAATGGTTGTAG
- the tig gene encoding trigger factor, with product MQVIETLAQGLKRELKVVIPAKDMEARMNERLAEVKDRVKINGFRPGKVPVAHLKKVYGKSIMADLVNEIVREKPTEILSGRGEKSATQPEIAMTEDEAEADKILNAEADLEFTVAYEIIPAIELKDVSGIKVTREVVEIADEEVNEQILKIAESARSYESKKGKAANGDRVTIDYLGKVDGVAFDGGKDEDAELVLGSNRFIPGFEEQLVGVKAGDEKTITVTFPAEYPAANLAGKEATFDITVKDVAGAQDIEINDELATKLGLESADKLKEIVRGQIEGQYGNLTRQKVKRQILDQLDELYQFETPERLVEAEFENIWRQINTDLQQAGKTFADEETTEEEARAEYRKLAERRVRLGLVLSEIGEKAGVQVSDDELQRSLFEQLRQFPGQEKQILDYFKNTPGAAASLRAPLFEEKVVDHLLGEISVTDKTVSKEELTADDEEGEGKAAKKAPAKKKAAAKAEAAEGEEAAAPKKKAPAKKKAADDSAE from the coding sequence ATGCAGGTTATCGAAACGCTCGCTCAAGGGCTGAAGCGCGAACTCAAGGTCGTTATCCCGGCCAAGGACATGGAAGCTCGTATGAACGAGCGCCTGGCCGAAGTGAAGGACCGTGTAAAGATCAACGGCTTCCGTCCGGGCAAGGTGCCGGTTGCGCATCTGAAGAAGGTCTACGGCAAGTCGATCATGGCTGACCTCGTCAACGAGATCGTTCGCGAGAAGCCGACCGAGATCCTGTCGGGCCGTGGCGAAAAGTCGGCAACCCAGCCGGAAATCGCGATGACCGAGGACGAGGCCGAAGCCGACAAGATCCTCAACGCCGAAGCTGACCTTGAGTTCACCGTTGCCTACGAAATCATCCCGGCAATCGAACTCAAGGACGTCAGCGGCATCAAGGTTACCCGCGAAGTCGTCGAGATCGCTGACGAAGAAGTCAACGAGCAGATCCTGAAGATCGCCGAAAGCGCCCGCAGCTACGAATCGAAGAAGGGCAAGGCCGCCAACGGCGACCGCGTCACGATCGACTACCTCGGCAAGGTCGACGGCGTTGCCTTCGACGGCGGCAAGGACGAAGACGCTGAGCTGGTTCTCGGCTCCAACCGCTTCATCCCGGGCTTCGAAGAGCAGCTCGTCGGCGTCAAGGCTGGCGACGAGAAGACGATCACCGTCACCTTCCCGGCTGAATACCCGGCTGCAAACCTTGCAGGCAAGGAAGCGACCTTCGACATCACCGTCAAGGATGTTGCCGGCGCCCAGGACATCGAAATCAACGACGAACTGGCCACCAAGCTCGGCCTCGAATCGGCTGACAAGCTGAAGGAAATCGTCCGCGGCCAGATCGAAGGCCAGTACGGCAACCTGACCCGTCAGAAGGTCAAGCGCCAGATCCTCGACCAGCTCGACGAACTCTACCAGTTCGAAACGCCGGAGCGCCTCGTCGAAGCCGAGTTCGAAAACATCTGGCGCCAGATCAACACCGACCTGCAGCAGGCCGGCAAGACCTTCGCCGACGAAGAAACCACCGAAGAAGAAGCCCGCGCCGAATACCGCAAGCTCGCTGAGCGTCGCGTCCGCCTCGGCCTCGTTCTCTCGGAAATCGGCGAAAAGGCCGGCGTTCAGGTGAGCGACGACGAACTGCAGCGTTCGCTGTTCGAACAGCTGCGCCAGTTCCCGGGCCAGGAAAAGCAGATCCTCGACTACTTCAAGAACACCCCCGGCGCTGCTGCTTCGCTGCGCGCTCCGCTGTTCGAAGAAAAGGTCGTCGACCACCTGCTCGGCGAAATCTCGGTAACCGACAAGACGGTTTCCAAGGAAGAGCTGACGGCTGACGACGAAGAAGGCGAAGGCAAGGCTGCCAAGAAGGCTCCGGCCAAGAAGAAGGCTGCTGCCAAGGCTGAAGCCGCTGAAGGCGAAGAAGCTGCCGCTCCGAAGAAGAAGGCTCCGGCCAAGAAGAAGGCCGCTGACGACAGCGCCGAGTAA
- a CDS encoding phytoene/squalene synthase family protein, translating to MQDISAQILVDLRDTDRDRYLACLLAPADKQRSLAALYAFNAEIARIRDLVHEPIPGEIRMQWWRDLIGNDAASGEGHPLAEALLQCIREHRLPVPVLQNMIDARIFDLYDDPMEDRSALEGYAGETASALIQLSSLVLDPQNAARSAEAAGHAGVAQTVAGLLMLLPLHLRRGQVYLPAELLRATGLDREALIAGEDSDGIGRAIRAFTGFGRDHLAKARAQAAAISPLNFPAFVPLALAEPIFDRAEAAGAGILKTPVRPAQWRRQWWMWRAARRRRF from the coding sequence GTGCAAGATATTTCCGCTCAGATCCTGGTCGACCTCAGGGATACGGATCGCGACCGTTATCTCGCCTGCCTGCTTGCGCCTGCCGACAAGCAGCGCTCGCTCGCAGCTCTCTATGCCTTCAACGCGGAGATCGCTCGAATTCGCGATCTCGTGCATGAGCCGATCCCAGGAGAAATCCGCATGCAGTGGTGGCGCGATCTCATCGGCAACGACGCCGCCTCCGGCGAGGGGCATCCGCTCGCCGAAGCGCTGCTGCAGTGTATCCGCGAGCACAGACTGCCGGTCCCGGTGTTGCAGAACATGATCGATGCCCGGATCTTCGATCTCTATGACGATCCCATGGAAGACCGCTCGGCGCTCGAGGGCTATGCCGGTGAGACGGCTTCGGCGCTGATTCAGTTGTCGTCACTGGTTCTGGACCCGCAGAATGCTGCAAGGTCGGCAGAAGCCGCCGGTCACGCCGGCGTCGCGCAGACTGTCGCCGGTCTCCTGATGCTGTTGCCGCTGCATCTGAGACGGGGCCAGGTCTACCTGCCGGCGGAACTGCTGCGCGCGACCGGCCTCGACCGCGAAGCACTCATCGCTGGTGAAGACAGCGACGGAATCGGCCGGGCGATCCGGGCCTTCACGGGATTCGGGCGGGATCATCTGGCCAAGGCGCGGGCGCAGGCGGCAGCGATCTCGCCGTTAAACTTTCCGGCCTTCGTGCCGCTTGCTTTGGCTGAGCCGATCTTCGATCGCGCCGAGGCGGCCGGCGCCGGAATCTTGAAGACGCCGGTCCGTCCGGCGCAATGGCGGCGGCAATGGTGGATGTGGCGCGCCGCTCGGCGTCGTCGCTTCTAG
- the trmFO gene encoding methylenetetrahydrofolate--tRNA-(uracil(54)-C(5))-methyltransferase (FADH(2)-oxidizing) TrmFO produces the protein MSKDTSSHSPIHVIGGGLAGSEAAWQIAEAGVSVILHEMRGVRGTDAHKTDGLAELVCSNSFRSDDATSNAVGVLHAEMRLAGSLIMKSADANQVPAGGALAVDRDGFSDAVSAAIAAHPLITVVREEITGLPPKEWDLAVIATGPLTAPGLAEAIRTETGADALAFFDAIAPIVYTETIDMDVCWFQSRYDKIGPGGTGKDYINCPMTEEQYNAFVDALVAGDKTGFKEWEGTPYFDGCLPIEVMAERGRETLRHGPMKPMGLTNAHNPTVKPYAVVQLRQDNALGTLYNMVGFQTKLKYGAQAEVFRMIPGLENAEFARLGGLHRNTYINSPTLLDGTLTLKSRPGLRFAGQITGCEGYVESASIGLLAGRFAAAERKGETLAAPPATTAFGALLNHITGGHIVSDDEPGKRSFQPMNVNFGLFPPLDPGAITKPEGAKRFRGKEKAVAKKQATALRALADCAAWLGKSA, from the coding sequence ATGAGCAAAGACACCTCTTCCCACTCCCCCATCCATGTCATCGGCGGCGGACTTGCCGGATCGGAAGCCGCCTGGCAGATCGCTGAGGCCGGCGTGTCGGTCATCCTGCACGAGATGCGCGGCGTGCGCGGCACCGATGCGCACAAGACCGATGGCCTCGCCGAACTCGTCTGTTCCAACTCGTTCCGCTCGGATGACGCGACCAGCAATGCCGTGGGCGTGCTGCATGCGGAAATGCGCCTTGCCGGCTCGCTGATCATGAAGTCGGCCGACGCCAATCAGGTCCCGGCCGGTGGGGCACTTGCCGTCGATCGTGACGGCTTTTCCGACGCCGTCAGCGCAGCGATCGCCGCCCACCCCCTGATTACGGTCGTGCGCGAGGAAATCACCGGTCTGCCGCCGAAGGAATGGGATCTTGCGGTCATCGCGACCGGCCCGTTGACCGCACCCGGCCTTGCCGAGGCGATCCGCACGGAAACCGGCGCCGACGCGCTCGCCTTCTTCGATGCTATCGCCCCGATCGTCTACACCGAAACGATCGACATGGACGTCTGCTGGTTCCAGTCGCGCTACGATAAGATCGGCCCCGGCGGCACCGGCAAAGACTATATCAACTGCCCGATGACCGAGGAGCAGTACAATGCCTTCGTCGACGCGCTGGTAGCCGGTGACAAGACCGGCTTCAAGGAATGGGAAGGCACGCCCTATTTCGACGGCTGCCTGCCGATCGAGGTCATGGCCGAGCGCGGCCGCGAGACGCTGCGCCATGGGCCGATGAAGCCGATGGGCCTCACCAATGCTCATAACCCCACGGTCAAGCCCTACGCGGTCGTGCAACTGCGCCAGGACAATGCGCTCGGCACGCTCTACAACATGGTCGGCTTCCAGACGAAACTGAAATACGGCGCTCAAGCCGAGGTCTTCCGCATGATCCCGGGGTTGGAGAACGCCGAGTTCGCGCGCCTCGGCGGCCTGCACCGCAACACCTACATCAACTCGCCGACGCTGCTCGACGGGACGCTGACTCTGAAGTCGCGCCCGGGCCTGCGCTTCGCCGGACAGATCACCGGCTGCGAAGGTTATGTTGAAAGCGCAAGCATCGGTCTCCTTGCCGGGCGCTTCGCTGCTGCCGAGCGCAAGGGCGAGACTTTGGCAGCACCACCGGCGACCACCGCCTTCGGCGCCCTGCTGAACCACATCACCGGTGGGCATATCGTTTCCGACGACGAGCCGGGCAAGCGTTCGTTCCAGCCGATGAACGTCAACTTCGGCCTGTTCCCGCCGCTCGATCCGGGAGCGATCACCAAGCCGGAGGGCGCCAAGCGGTTCCGCGGCAAGGAAAAGGCCGTTGCCAAAAAGCAGGCAACAGCGTTGCGCGCGCTCGCCGACTGCGCCGCATGGCTCGGCAAGTCCGCCTGA
- a CDS encoding GDYXXLXY domain-containing protein: MSSGASTKRWLNPLLAALLVAGVQTAALGYMIESRASILRSGRDVLLKTVPVDPRDLLRGDYVILSYDISRLQPELFKGGLPAQSGEMVVYVRLEKQPDGFWTATEASAQPLPLTGDSVVLRSLPFTYYPSSPPLPLTIDYGIERFYVPEGEGRALEEARNAEALSVNIRVDGKGRSQIREIAVNGSPVYEEPLY, from the coding sequence ATGAGCAGCGGTGCATCGACCAAGCGTTGGCTGAACCCGCTGCTCGCCGCCCTGCTTGTCGCCGGCGTACAGACGGCGGCGCTCGGCTACATGATCGAGAGTAGGGCTTCTATCCTCCGGAGCGGAAGGGACGTTCTTCTGAAGACCGTACCCGTCGACCCGCGCGATCTGCTCAGAGGCGACTATGTGATTCTGAGCTACGATATCTCCAGGCTGCAACCGGAACTGTTCAAAGGCGGCCTTCCTGCACAATCGGGCGAAATGGTGGTTTATGTCAGGCTGGAGAAGCAGCCCGACGGTTTCTGGACGGCGACGGAAGCCTCGGCGCAGCCGCTGCCGCTCACAGGCGACAGCGTTGTGCTTCGCTCGCTGCCGTTCACCTACTATCCGTCGTCGCCGCCGTTGCCCTTGACCATCGACTACGGCATCGAGCGTTTCTACGTGCCGGAGGGCGAGGGGCGCGCATTGGAGGAGGCGCGCAATGCTGAGGCGCTCTCCGTCAACATCCGCGTTGACGGCAAGGGCAGGTCGCAGATCCGCGAGATCGCGGTCAACGGAAGCCCGGTCTATGAAGAGCCCTTATATTGA
- a CDS encoding DUF1127 domain-containing protein — protein MNLARSFNNWRKYRQTCNELGRMSDRELSDLGIGRGDIPYVARQAIK, from the coding sequence ATGAACCTCGCACGTTCTTTCAACAATTGGCGCAAGTATCGTCAGACCTGCAACGAGCTCGGCCGCATGAGCGACCGGGAACTCAGCGACCTCGGCATCGGCCGTGGCGACATCCCGTACGTTGCTCGCCAGGCGATCAAGTAA
- a CDS encoding DUF1127 domain-containing protein — MNPIRIAKSWINYRRTVSELGNLSNHALNDIGITRYDIRNIAARSFR; from the coding sequence ATGAACCCGATTCGTATCGCAAAAAGCTGGATCAACTACCGCCGCACCGTCAGCGAGCTCGGCAACCTGTCGAACCACGCTCTCAATGACATCGGCATCACCCGCTACGACATCCGCAACATTGCGGCCCGTTCCTTCCGCTAA